One window from the genome of Streptococcus salivarius encodes:
- a CDS encoding methionine ABC transporter permease — translation MADWIQQNFPDIYRIGMQGVNSWPDAIYATLYMTVISFIIGGLLGLVMGLFLVLTGPRGVIENKFVFQILDKITSIFRAIPFIILLAILKGFTYFIVGTNLGMTAALVPLSAATFPFFARQVQVVLADLDRGVIEAAQASGATLWDTIKVYLGEGLPELVRVSTVTLISLVGETAMAGAIGAGGLGYIAIYYGYNRSSTSVTILATFLILILIFLIQFLGDFLTRKLSHK, via the coding sequence ATGGCAGATTGGATTCAACAAAACTTTCCAGATATTTATCGTATTGGTATGCAGGGGGTTAACTCTTGGCCAGACGCCATCTATGCGACTCTCTATATGACGGTTATTTCCTTCATCATTGGGGGGCTTCTTGGTCTTGTTATGGGGCTCTTCTTGGTATTGACAGGTCCTCGTGGAGTCATTGAAAATAAATTTGTTTTCCAAATCTTGGATAAAATCACTTCAATCTTCCGTGCCATTCCTTTCATCATCCTCTTGGCAATTTTGAAAGGCTTCACTTACTTTATCGTGGGGACTAACCTTGGTATGACAGCGGCCTTGGTTCCATTGTCAGCTGCGACTTTCCCATTCTTTGCACGTCAAGTACAGGTGGTACTTGCAGATCTTGACCGTGGCGTTATTGAAGCAGCACAAGCTAGTGGCGCAACACTTTGGGATACGATTAAAGTTTACCTTGGTGAAGGGCTCCCAGAATTGGTTCGTGTATCAACCGTAACTCTGATTTCCCTTGTGGGTGAAACTGCCATGGCCGGTGCTATCGGTGCCGGTGGTCTTGGTTACATCGCTATCTACTATGGATATAACCGTTCTAGTACCTCAGTTACCATTTTGGCAACTTTCTTGATTTTGATTTTGATTTTCCTTATCCAATTCTTGGGTGATTTCTTGACCCGTAAATTGAGTCATAAATAG
- a CDS encoding MetQ/NlpA family ABC transporter substrate-binding protein, with product MKLKKILGITGLAVASTVALAACGAGGNKSAKDDKTLTVGVMTLDDTTEPLWDKVKELAKDKGVTIELKEFTDYNQPNEALKNGEIDVNAFQHIYFLNNWNKENKGDVVAAADTLLSPIHLFSGTENGKAKYKDVKELPDGATISVPNDGTNESRALTLLQTAGLIKLDVKDGELATIKNISENPKKLDIKEIAAEQAAQTLSSVDAAVVNNSYAQQQNVDYDTTLFQEDPSQDLKDWVNIIAANKDWEKSNKADAIKTLIKAYQNDEVAQIIYDASNKVDLPAWKGAPTQDQLKANSKK from the coding sequence ATGAAACTTAAAAAAATTCTTGGAATTACAGGATTGGCAGTCGCTTCAACAGTAGCTTTGGCTGCTTGTGGTGCTGGCGGTAACAAATCAGCTAAAGATGATAAAACATTAACAGTTGGTGTCATGACTTTGGATGACACTACTGAGCCATTGTGGGATAAAGTCAAAGAATTGGCTAAAGACAAGGGTGTTACTATCGAGTTGAAAGAGTTCACAGACTACAACCAACCAAATGAAGCCCTTAAAAACGGCGAAATCGATGTTAATGCTTTTCAACACATTTATTTCTTGAACAACTGGAACAAAGAAAATAAAGGTGATGTTGTTGCGGCAGCTGACACACTTCTTAGCCCAATCCACCTTTTCTCAGGTACTGAAAACGGAAAAGCTAAGTATAAAGATGTTAAAGAGCTTCCAGATGGAGCTACTATCTCAGTACCTAATGATGGTACAAACGAAAGCCGTGCGTTGACACTCCTTCAAACAGCTGGTTTGATTAAGTTGGATGTTAAAGATGGTGAATTGGCAACTATCAAGAACATTTCTGAAAATCCAAAGAAATTGGATATTAAAGAAATCGCAGCTGAACAAGCTGCCCAAACTCTTTCATCAGTAGATGCAGCAGTTGTTAACAACTCATACGCACAACAACAAAACGTTGACTATGACACAACTCTCTTCCAAGAAGATCCAAGCCAAGATTTGAAAGATTGGGTCAATATCATTGCAGCTAATAAAGATTGGGAAAAATCAAATAAAGCTGATGCTATCAAGACTTTGATTAAAGCCTACCAAAATGATGAAGTAGCGCAAATCATCTATGATGCATCTAACAAGGTTGACCTTCCAGCATGGAAAGGTGCCCCAACACAAGATCAATTGAAAGCTAATTCAAAGAAATAA
- a CDS encoding amino acid ABC transporter substrate-binding protein encodes MKLKKILGITGVAIASVALLAACSSKSSKEASKSSGAKETINFATVGTTAPFSYEENGELTGYDVEVAKAVFKDSDKYEVKFQKTEWSSVFTGLDSAKYQMAGNNISYSEERDQKYLFSYPIGTTPAVLTVPKDSNIKKYDDIAGHSTQVVQGTSTATQLTEFNEKHSDKPVELNYTNENITQMLTSLNEGKYDFKIFDAPTVNAIIKNNKLSNLKTIELKSDQQPYIYFLFADNQKDLQKFVNKRLEELQKDGTLAKLAEKFLGNKDYIPTKDALKVPSKK; translated from the coding sequence ATGAAACTTAAAAAAATTCTTGGAATTACGGGTGTAGCCATTGCTTCAGTAGCTTTGCTTGCTGCATGTTCATCTAAATCATCAAAAGAAGCATCTAAATCTTCAGGTGCTAAAGAAACAATTAACTTTGCCACTGTTGGGACAACAGCACCGTTCTCATATGAAGAAAACGGTGAATTGACTGGTTACGATGTGGAAGTTGCCAAAGCAGTCTTCAAAGACTCTGACAAATATGAAGTGAAATTCCAAAAAACAGAATGGTCTTCAGTCTTCACAGGTCTTGACTCAGCTAAATACCAAATGGCTGGGAACAATATCTCTTATTCAGAAGAACGTGACCAAAAATATCTCTTCTCGTATCCAATTGGTACCACACCAGCTGTTTTGACTGTTCCAAAAGATAGTAATATTAAGAAATATGATGATATTGCTGGACACTCAACGCAGGTTGTTCAAGGAACATCGACAGCTACTCAATTGACAGAGTTTAATGAGAAACATTCAGACAAGCCAGTTGAACTTAACTACACAAATGAAAATATTACACAAATGTTGACAAGTTTGAATGAAGGTAAGTATGACTTCAAGATCTTTGATGCACCAACTGTTAATGCAATCATCAAAAACAATAAATTGAGCAACTTGAAGACGATTGAGCTTAAATCTGATCAACAACCATACATCTACTTCTTGTTCGCAGATAACCAAAAAGACCTTCAAAAATTTGTAAACAAACGTTTGGAAGAACTCCAAAAAGATGGTACTTTGGCTAAGTTGGCTGAAAAATTCCTTGGAAACAAAGATTATATTCCAACTAAAGACGCTTTGAAAGTTCCAAGCAAAAAATAA
- a CDS encoding energy-coupling factor ABC transporter ATP-binding protein: MFQLKQVACAYEQKKVFTGLDLEIRQGQYVMLMGENGTGKSSLISLLTGFKQEESGRILFLGKDLKEWLKDKRQKRDFYSRLGILFQDVDSQLFNSTVYDEIAFGPRQLGLTEEEVSQRVQDTLSLLKIEDLRDRVPYQLSGGEKKKVAFASIMVTNPDVYILDEPFNNLSKEYEEFFRELLHDLHSAGKTIIMSAHHFKHLHHEKADVLLFEDGKADFFPVQEVLSNQQVVERLSHY; encoded by the coding sequence ATGTTTCAATTGAAACAAGTGGCCTGTGCCTATGAACAAAAAAAGGTCTTTACTGGTCTTGATTTGGAGATTAGACAAGGACAATATGTGATGTTGATGGGGGAAAATGGGACTGGAAAATCAAGTCTTATCAGTTTATTAACTGGCTTCAAGCAGGAAGAATCTGGTCGCATTCTTTTCTTAGGGAAGGACCTCAAAGAATGGCTGAAGGACAAACGTCAAAAACGAGATTTTTATAGTCGCCTCGGAATCCTCTTTCAGGATGTGGATAGTCAGTTATTTAATAGTACTGTCTATGATGAGATTGCTTTTGGTCCTCGCCAGCTAGGTCTAACCGAAGAAGAAGTCTCACAGCGCGTTCAAGACACGCTATCCCTGCTTAAAATTGAAGATTTAAGGGATCGCGTTCCCTATCAACTGTCTGGTGGAGAAAAGAAGAAAGTGGCTTTTGCCAGTATCATGGTAACGAATCCAGATGTGTATATTCTTGATGAACCCTTCAATAATCTTTCTAAAGAATATGAAGAATTTTTTAGGGAACTTCTACATGACCTTCATTCAGCTGGAAAAACCATTATCATGTCTGCTCACCACTTCAAGCACCTTCATCATGAAAAGGCTGATGTTCTTCTTTTCGAAGATGGCAAAGCTGATTTCTTTCCTGTCCAGGAAGTGCTCAGTAACCAGCAAGTAGTTGAGCGTTTGTCACATTATTAA
- the cbiM gene encoding cobalt transporter CbiM: MHIPENYLSPTTCAAMGAVMLPIWYKAVKEVKVKVDTDKKTIPMLGIGTSLSFLIMMFNLPAPGGTSAHAVGAVLIAILLGPWASCLAVSVALAMQALLFGDGGILAFGANAFCMAVVMPFVGYAVYKLLNKWTKNRIIASFFGGYIGIVVAALTVAVLLGIQPILFKDSSGNPLYNPYPLRVTLPVMGLTHLLIGLVEGFFTAGVQEFIERLNIDNTQEITTKKLRPLLLFILALIILTPLGLLATGTAFAEWDVKELVEKLSHYHVEAQAPKGMLNGFSFNALFPDYSIAGIPEVLGYILSAASAVLIFFILYRLIFGRKVEK; this comes from the coding sequence ATGCATATTCCTGAAAATTACCTAAGCCCTACGACTTGTGCGGCAATGGGAGCAGTTATGTTGCCTATTTGGTATAAGGCTGTCAAGGAGGTGAAGGTAAAGGTTGACACTGATAAAAAAACGATTCCTATGTTGGGAATCGGGACTTCCTTGTCCTTCCTTATCATGATGTTTAATCTTCCAGCCCCAGGTGGAACGAGTGCCCATGCTGTTGGGGCAGTGCTAATTGCTATATTATTAGGACCTTGGGCCTCCTGTTTAGCAGTTAGTGTGGCTCTAGCTATGCAGGCTTTGCTATTTGGTGATGGTGGGATTTTGGCCTTTGGTGCGAATGCCTTTTGTATGGCTGTTGTCATGCCATTTGTGGGTTATGCTGTTTATAAACTCTTGAATAAGTGGACAAAGAACAGGATAATTGCTAGCTTTTTTGGAGGTTATATTGGAATTGTAGTTGCAGCCCTGACTGTTGCGGTTTTACTAGGAATTCAACCGATTCTCTTTAAAGATAGCAGTGGTAATCCGCTTTACAATCCATACCCTTTGAGAGTGACGCTTCCAGTAATGGGCTTGACTCACCTGCTTATCGGCCTGGTAGAAGGATTTTTCACAGCCGGTGTTCAAGAATTCATTGAACGTTTGAATATTGATAATACTCAGGAAATAACGACTAAGAAACTACGTCCTTTATTGCTCTTTATCTTAGCCTTAATTATCCTAACGCCACTTGGTTTATTGGCGACGGGAACAGCCTTTGCAGAATGGGATGTCAAAGAGTTGGTAGAAAAATTGTCTCATTACCATGTGGAAGCCCAAGCGCCAAAAGGAATGTTGAATGGTTTTTCATTCAATGCCCTCTTCCCAGATTATAGTATCGCAGGCATTCCAGAAGTTTTGGGTTATATCCTGAGCGCTGCCTCTGCTGTTTTGATTTTCTTCATCCTCTATCGCTTGATTTTCGGTAGAAAGGTTGAAAAATGA
- a CDS encoding M20/M25/M40 family metallo-hydrolase produces MAFSSEEEQLRKFRNDEIAQHYFEVLRTLISKKSIFAQNIGLYDVAAYLGEIFSGVGAEVTIDETHTAPFVLAKFKSPNPEAKTIIFYQHYDTVPADNDQPWTDEPFRLTVRKGYMYGRGVDDDKGHITARLTALRKYIREVGDLPVNITFMMEGAEESASTDLEKYLEKYRDDLLPADLLVWEQGNRNSKGQLEITGGNKGIITFDLSVESADVDIHSKFGAVIESASWYLLNAISSMRDDQGRILIDGIYEKIVQPNEREMNLIETYAIENADSLRRIYGLKLPILESDRRAFLKTYYFEPALSIEGISTGYQGQGVKTILPAQARAKMEMRLVPGLTPEYVLECIKAHLKKEGFDRIKVTFTLGEESYRSDMSDPAIVNVIELAKGFYEEGVAVLPTAAGTGPMHMIHQALGVPMAAFGIGNANSRDHGGDENVSLADYYTHIELIKELIASYE; encoded by the coding sequence ATGGCATTTTCAAGTGAAGAAGAGCAGTTACGAAAATTTCGTAACGATGAAATTGCTCAGCACTATTTTGAAGTTTTGCGGACTTTGATTTCTAAAAAATCTATTTTTGCTCAAAATATTGGTCTCTATGATGTAGCTGCTTACCTTGGTGAGATTTTCTCTGGTGTTGGCGCAGAGGTGACAATTGACGAGACCCATACGGCACCTTTTGTCTTGGCGAAATTCAAGAGTCCAAATCCAGAAGCGAAAACAATTATTTTCTATCAACACTATGACACTGTTCCTGCGGACAATGATCAGCCATGGACCGATGAACCTTTCCGTCTGACTGTTCGAAAGGGATATATGTATGGTCGTGGTGTCGACGATGATAAGGGCCATATCACAGCTCGGTTGACAGCTCTTCGTAAGTATATTCGTGAGGTCGGAGATCTTCCTGTAAATATTACGTTTATGATGGAAGGTGCTGAAGAATCTGCATCAACAGACCTTGAAAAATATTTAGAAAAATACCGAGATGATCTTCTTCCAGCAGACCTATTGGTTTGGGAGCAAGGGAACCGAAATAGTAAAGGTCAATTGGAAATCACAGGTGGCAACAAGGGGATTATTACCTTTGACTTGTCTGTCGAGAGTGCTGATGTTGATATCCACTCTAAATTTGGTGCAGTGATTGAATCGGCGTCATGGTACTTGCTCAATGCTATCTCAAGCATGAGAGATGATCAGGGACGTATCCTTATCGACGGCATCTATGAAAAGATTGTCCAACCAAACGAACGAGAGATGAATCTTATCGAAACTTATGCCATTGAAAATGCAGACAGTCTTCGTAGGATTTACGGCTTAAAACTACCCATTTTAGAAAGTGACCGCCGAGCGTTCTTAAAAACTTACTATTTTGAGCCAGCTCTTTCTATTGAGGGAATTTCAACAGGTTATCAGGGGCAAGGGGTTAAGACCATTTTACCAGCTCAAGCCAGAGCTAAGATGGAGATGCGTTTGGTCCCTGGCTTGACACCTGAGTACGTTTTGGAGTGTATTAAGGCTCACCTCAAAAAAGAAGGATTTGACCGTATCAAGGTAACCTTCACTCTTGGTGAAGAAAGTTATCGAAGTGATATGTCTGATCCAGCTATTGTCAATGTTATTGAGTTAGCAAAAGGCTTTTATGAAGAAGGTGTCGCTGTCCTTCCAACAGCAGCAGGTACGGGGCCTATGCATATGATTCATCAGGCTTTGGGTGTTCCTATGGCAGCCTTTGGTATAGGGAATGCTAACAGTCGTGACCATGGTGGGGATGAAAATGTTAGTCTAGCAGATTACTACACCCACATTGAACTAATTAAGGAGTTAATTGCAAGTTATGAGTAA
- a CDS encoding urease accessory protein UreF: MNINPFANVSLQDYLEIVQIVDSTFPIGSFNHSFGMENYLREDTVTDDKGYEEWQEAYLASQFKYGEGLVIKLVYDAMVTDNIEQVWHYDKVLTVSTQARETRQGTKMIAKQMLRLIQRLHAIPVLDDYQSKIRKGVVFGNPAIVFALYVFNKGLGCNEAIALYGYSVISTMVQNAVRAIPLGQFAGQEIVLRSFSQLEKMTQEIQELDASYLGANTPGLELAQMKHETQVFRLFMS, encoded by the coding sequence ATGAACATTAATCCCTTTGCTAATGTGTCTTTGCAAGATTATCTTGAAATTGTGCAAATTGTCGATTCAACCTTTCCAATTGGATCATTTAACCACTCATTTGGGATGGAAAATTATCTACGTGAAGACACTGTAACAGATGATAAAGGTTACGAAGAGTGGCAAGAAGCCTATTTAGCTAGTCAGTTTAAATATGGTGAAGGTCTTGTAATCAAACTGGTTTATGATGCTATGGTTACAGATAACATAGAGCAGGTTTGGCATTATGATAAGGTCTTGACAGTTTCGACGCAAGCGCGTGAAACAAGACAGGGAACTAAGATGATTGCTAAGCAAATGCTTCGACTCATTCAAAGGCTTCATGCTATTCCGGTATTGGATGACTATCAGTCTAAAATACGTAAGGGTGTGGTCTTCGGCAATCCAGCTATTGTCTTTGCGCTCTATGTGTTTAACAAGGGCTTGGGATGTAATGAAGCCATAGCACTTTATGGCTATAGTGTGATTTCGACGATGGTTCAAAATGCTGTGCGTGCCATTCCCCTTGGACAGTTTGCTGGACAGGAGATTGTTTTACGTAGCTTTTCACAATTAGAAAAAATGACACAAGAAATTCAAGAATTGGATGCGTCCTACCTTGGGGCCAATACGCCTGGTCTTGAATTAGCTCAGATGAAACATGAAACACAGGTATTCCGCCTATTCATGTCCTAA
- a CDS encoding urease accessory protein UreD: protein MTQAYDGFVHLGFSNRNGRTISHKKYQEGNSRVSADNSDANGVPYYFLINMGGGFVEGEQYQVIIDVNKDAHALVTTQTPTYVYKCEKGQLTQQNTSITLEENSYLEYMADEVIPYLKSRYFQTSRIDMDKSAHLIYSDGVTAGWSHEDLPFQYHCFRNLTQIYQDNELVYSDQTLLEPQKQDMFKLGYFEGWRNYNSLVMVSPNIDEAFVKALQKHLENLNLESDFAISSLDIPGLVLRILGKTAEDNRRVIYACADYFRQEIHGLTPLNLRKNDMRR from the coding sequence ATGACACAAGCATATGATGGCTTTGTCCATCTTGGATTTTCAAATCGAAATGGTCGTACAATTTCCCACAAGAAATACCAAGAAGGCAACTCTCGAGTATCGGCAGATAATTCAGATGCCAATGGCGTTCCTTACTATTTCCTAATTAATATGGGTGGGGGCTTTGTCGAGGGTGAGCAGTATCAAGTGATCATTGATGTTAATAAAGATGCTCATGCCTTGGTGACCACTCAGACACCTACTTATGTTTACAAGTGTGAGAAAGGACAGTTGACACAACAGAATACGTCTATCACACTTGAAGAAAATAGTTATTTGGAGTACATGGCTGATGAAGTTATTCCCTATTTAAAATCACGCTATTTCCAAACAAGTCGTATTGATATGGATAAGTCTGCTCACTTGATTTATTCAGATGGTGTAACGGCAGGTTGGTCTCATGAGGATCTACCGTTTCAATACCATTGTTTTCGTAATTTGACACAGATTTACCAAGATAATGAGCTTGTTTATAGCGATCAGACTCTCTTAGAACCTCAGAAACAAGATATGTTTAAACTTGGTTATTTTGAAGGCTGGCGTAATTACAATAGTTTGGTAATGGTGTCACCAAATATTGACGAGGCTTTTGTTAAGGCTTTGCAGAAGCACTTAGAAAATCTGAATTTAGAGTCTGATTTTGCTATTTCATCCTTAGATATCCCGGGTCTGGTGTTACGTATCTTAGGAAAAACTGCCGAGGATAATCGTCGCGTCATTTATGCCTGTGCAGACTATTTTAGACAAGAAATACATGGATTAACCCCTTTGAATTTGAGAAAAAATGATATGAGGAGATAA
- a CDS encoding energy-coupling factor transporter transmembrane component T has protein sequence MILPDWMSEERPVVTKVGRNNFLIRNRHHLEALLQKFETHPLKVASVFHPTAKVLLLFFLLVSVGISRNLTVLWILALFLGAGVAFLPHSVLVRTLKKTVVLLIFPLVLYLPHLLLSGGQSLFLFRLPLIAVAIAYYSETSTISEMLVALKGLHFPDLVLLQLDITIKYIDVFGKQLMDLLKGIEARSFGGNHRFRIGSNIWGILYLKAIRYGEELTQAMEARCFVGEYVKSSQSFTWKDWLALIGLVAMILGQILLGG, from the coding sequence ATGATTCTGCCAGATTGGATGTCGGAAGAGCGCCCAGTAGTCACTAAAGTCGGTAGAAATAACTTTCTTATCCGGAATCGTCACCATCTGGAAGCTCTTCTTCAAAAGTTTGAAACGCATCCTTTAAAAGTAGCATCAGTCTTTCATCCAACAGCTAAGGTTTTACTTCTCTTTTTCTTACTTGTTTCAGTGGGAATTAGCCGAAATCTCACAGTTTTGTGGATTTTAGCCTTGTTTTTAGGAGCTGGCGTGGCTTTTTTACCGCATTCTGTTTTAGTAAGAACTTTGAAAAAAACTGTAGTGTTGTTGATTTTCCCTCTCGTTCTTTATCTACCGCATCTCTTACTTAGCGGAGGTCAATCGCTCTTTCTTTTTAGACTTCCTTTGATTGCCGTAGCCATTGCTTATTATTCAGAGACAAGTACAATAAGTGAGATGCTAGTGGCATTAAAAGGGTTGCATTTTCCTGATCTTGTTCTGCTCCAGTTAGATATCACCATAAAATATATCGATGTCTTTGGAAAACAATTAATGGATTTGCTCAAAGGGATTGAAGCACGAAGCTTTGGCGGCAACCATCGTTTCCGGATTGGAAGTAATATCTGGGGAATTTTATACCTTAAAGCTATACGCTATGGTGAGGAACTGACTCAAGCCATGGAAGCACGTTGCTTTGTTGGTGAGTATGTCAAGTCATCACAGTCATTCACATGGAAGGACTGGCTGGCCTTGATAGGTCTAGTAGCAATGATTTTAGGACAGATTCTGTTAGGAGGATGA
- the ureE gene encoding urease accessory protein UreE: MIFTKVDALVKDIDVDKYHIETVILSSDDLNKKIIRVKSDHGNEFGIRLDKGQKLQNGSAFFIDDHHVLAIGVESQDLIVISPKDMDEMGITAHILGNTHKPIEVKDAKIYLEVDPVVEQVLTQKEIAYTIEEVVLDKPLRHVNLTAHEH; encoded by the coding sequence ATGATTTTTACAAAAGTAGATGCTCTTGTTAAGGATATCGATGTGGACAAATACCATATTGAAACAGTCATTCTTTCGAGTGACGATCTTAACAAAAAAATTATTCGAGTGAAGAGTGATCATGGGAATGAATTTGGTATTCGTCTTGATAAGGGACAAAAATTGCAAAATGGCTCTGCCTTTTTTATCGATGATCACCATGTTCTAGCTATTGGTGTTGAGTCACAGGATTTGATTGTCATCTCACCTAAAGATATGGATGAAATGGGAATCACAGCTCACATTCTTGGGAATACTCATAAACCAATTGAGGTGAAAGATGCCAAGATTTATTTAGAGGTTGACCCAGTAGTAGAGCAAGTCTTGACTCAAAAAGAGATTGCCTACACGATTGAAGAAGTGGTCCTTGATAAACCCCTACGCCATGTGAATTTAACTGCCCATGAACATTAA
- the ureG gene encoding urease accessory protein UreG, whose amino-acid sequence MTKRTVIIGVGGPVGSGKTLLLERLTRRMSDLNLAVITNDIYTKEDALFLAKNSSLDEDRIIGVETGGCPHTAIREDASMNFEAIETLQERFNHDLDVIFLESGGDNLAATFSPDLVDFTIYIIDVAQGEKIPRKAGQGMIKSDLFLINKTDLAPYVGANLDRMREDTLHFRNEDSFIFTNLNNDDNVKEVEEWIRKNFLLEDL is encoded by the coding sequence ATGACAAAACGTACTGTAATTATTGGAGTTGGTGGACCTGTTGGTTCAGGTAAAACCCTTTTGCTTGAGCGTCTTACACGACGTATGTCCGACTTAAATTTAGCAGTTATTACTAACGATATCTATACAAAAGAAGATGCCCTTTTCTTAGCTAAAAATTCAAGCTTAGACGAAGACCGTATCATTGGTGTAGAAACTGGTGGATGTCCTCATACTGCGATTCGTGAGGATGCCTCTATGAACTTTGAAGCGATTGAAACTCTTCAAGAGCGCTTTAACCATGATTTGGATGTTATTTTCCTTGAAAGTGGAGGAGACAACTTGGCTGCAACCTTCAGCCCTGATTTGGTTGATTTTACCATTTATATTATTGACGTTGCTCAGGGTGAAAAAATCCCACGTAAGGCTGGTCAAGGGATGATTAAGAGTGATTTGTTCTTGATTAATAAGACTGATCTTGCACCTTATGTTGGAGCCAACCTAGACCGTATGCGTGAAGATACCCTTCATTTCCGTAACGAAGATTCTTTCATTTTCACAAATTTGAATAATGATGACAATGTTAAGGAAGTGGAAGAATGGATTCGTAAGAATTTCCTACTAGAGGACTTGTAA
- a CDS encoding methionine ABC transporter ATP-binding protein translates to MSNVIIDLKNIDITFTQKRRTIQAVKDVSIQIEKGDIYGIVGYSGAGKSTLVRAINLLQVPTAGKITIGKDVTFADGKVQLSTKELRQKRQTIGMIFQHFNLMAQKTAYENVAFALRHSKLSNEEKDKKIRGLLELVDLADRAENYPAQLSGGQKQRVAIARALANDPEILISDESTSALDPKTTKQILSLLQDLNKKLGLTVVMITHEMQIVKDICNRVAVMQNGQLLEEGSVLDIFSNPQEDLTQEFIETAAGIEDALAKINAQPVVKNLPNSALLVQLKYAGSSTDEPLLTEIFKDYGVSSNILYGNLEILGDTPVGELVVVLDGEADKVLAAQRAIENAGVSLQVLKKGAQ, encoded by the coding sequence ATGAGTAATGTCATTATTGATTTGAAAAATATTGATATCACCTTTACGCAGAAACGCCGCACTATTCAAGCGGTTAAGGATGTGTCTATCCAGATTGAGAAAGGTGATATTTACGGAATTGTTGGTTATTCAGGGGCTGGTAAATCTACCCTTGTGCGTGCGATCAATCTTTTGCAAGTGCCTACAGCTGGTAAAATCACTATCGGTAAAGATGTGACTTTTGCAGATGGTAAGGTCCAATTATCGACAAAAGAATTGCGCCAGAAACGTCAAACGATTGGGATGATTTTCCAACACTTTAACCTTATGGCTCAAAAGACGGCTTATGAAAATGTAGCTTTTGCTCTTCGTCATTCTAAATTAAGCAATGAAGAAAAAGACAAAAAAATTCGTGGTCTTTTGGAATTGGTTGATTTGGCTGATCGTGCCGAAAACTATCCTGCACAGTTGTCAGGTGGTCAAAAACAACGTGTAGCGATTGCCCGTGCCTTGGCCAATGATCCTGAAATCTTGATTTCAGATGAGTCTACCTCAGCTCTTGACCCAAAAACAACTAAGCAGATCCTTTCACTTTTGCAGGATTTGAATAAAAAGCTTGGTTTGACAGTGGTTATGATTACCCACGAAATGCAAATTGTTAAAGACATTTGTAACCGTGTGGCTGTTATGCAAAATGGTCAACTTTTAGAAGAGGGCAGTGTTCTTGATATCTTCTCAAATCCACAAGAAGATTTGACACAAGAATTTATTGAAACTGCTGCAGGGATTGAAGATGCCTTGGCTAAGATTAATGCACAACCCGTAGTGAAAAACTTACCAAACTCAGCCCTTCTCGTTCAACTTAAATATGCTGGTTCTTCAACAGATGAGCCACTCTTGACTGAAATTTTCAAAGATTACGGAGTTTCAAGTAACATCCTTTACGGTAACCTTGAGATTCTAGGTGATACACCTGTTGGTGAATTGGTCGTTGTATTGGATGGTGAGGCAGATAAGGTTCTTGCTGCCCAAAGAGCGATTGAAAATGCAGGTGTCAGCTTGCAAGTACTTAAGAAAGGAGCCCAATAA